A single genomic interval of Chitinophaga sp. 180180018-3 harbors:
- the hisB gene encoding bifunctional histidinol-phosphatase/imidazoleglycerol-phosphate dehydratase HisB — protein MKRVLFIDRDGTLIREVPPTYQIDSLEKVEFYPKVFVNMARIAAELDYELAMVTNQDGLGTASFPENTFWPAQNMIIKAFENEGVKFDEVFIDRSFPADNAPTRKPRTGMLTKYLNGDYDLANSFVIGDRITDVELAKNLGAKAIWLNEGAGLGNTEVSNNAAALQQVIALETTDWNRIYEFLKLGLRTVTHVRKTNETDISIQLNLDGTGKADIHTGLGFFDHMLDQIARHGAMDLQISAKGDLHIDEHHTIEDTGIALGEAFAKALADKRGIERYGFCLPMDDCLAQVAIDFGGRNWLVWDADFKREKIGEMPTEMFYHFFKSFSDGAKANLNIKAEGENEHHKIEAIFKAFAKAIKMAVKRNPARMQLPSTKGVL, from the coding sequence ATGAAACGAGTACTCTTTATAGACCGCGATGGTACCCTGATCCGCGAAGTGCCGCCTACTTACCAGATCGATAGCCTGGAGAAGGTGGAGTTTTATCCGAAAGTATTTGTGAATATGGCGCGGATCGCCGCAGAGCTGGATTATGAGCTGGCGATGGTTACTAACCAGGACGGCCTGGGAACAGCTTCGTTCCCGGAAAATACTTTCTGGCCGGCACAGAATATGATCATCAAAGCATTCGAAAACGAAGGGGTGAAGTTCGATGAAGTGTTTATTGACCGCTCGTTTCCGGCTGATAATGCCCCCACCCGCAAACCGCGTACGGGCATGCTTACCAAATACCTCAACGGCGACTACGACCTGGCTAACTCCTTTGTGATAGGCGATCGTATTACCGATGTGGAACTGGCAAAGAACCTGGGCGCCAAAGCAATCTGGCTCAACGAAGGCGCCGGCCTTGGCAACACGGAAGTCAGCAATAATGCAGCAGCACTGCAACAGGTAATAGCACTGGAAACTACCGACTGGAACCGGATCTACGAATTCCTGAAACTGGGCTTACGAACAGTAACGCACGTACGAAAAACGAACGAAACAGATATCAGCATACAGCTGAACCTCGATGGAACCGGTAAGGCGGATATTCACACCGGCCTGGGATTCTTCGATCACATGCTGGATCAGATTGCCCGTCACGGTGCCATGGATCTGCAAATTAGCGCCAAAGGCGACCTGCATATCGATGAGCATCATACGATAGAAGATACCGGTATTGCCCTGGGAGAAGCCTTTGCAAAAGCACTGGCCGATAAACGGGGAATTGAAAGATATGGTTTCTGTTTGCCGATGGACGATTGCCTGGCACAGGTGGCTATCGACTTTGGTGGCCGTAACTGGCTGGTATGGGATGCTGATTTTAAAAGAGAGAAAATAGGCGAGATGCCTACCGAGATGTTCTATCATTTTTTCAAATCTTTCTCAGATGGCGCCAAAGCCAACCTGAATATCAAGGCAGAAGGTGAAAATGAACATCATAAGATAGAAGCCATTTTCAAGGCGTTTGCCAAAGCCATTAAAATGGCGGTAAAACGGAACCCGGCGCGGATGCAGCTGCCTTCTACGAAAGGGGTGCTGTAA
- a CDS encoding anthranilate synthase component I family protein: MRTIQVNTRSKQMLADIFTPVGIYLRLRDKFPGSILLEGSDSRGSENSYSYICVKPIAGIEVTSTSNFEFKYPNLPVEKKELKNRQQVLDELGKFLGSFSFSGKHPVAKAQGLFGYSTFDSVQFFETIEFNKKKQNGNTIPLMRYRYYQYVIVINHFKDELFLCENQIEGLDSEFDLLESLIRHKDSPSYPFTATGDEKSNLTNEQYMEMVEKGKQHCFRGDVFQVVLSRAFQQSFSGDEFNVYRALRSINPSPYLFFFDYGDYKLMGSSPEAQLVISNGKATIHPIAGTFRRTGDEEQDKMLADQLLADPKENAEHVMLVDLARNDLSRNATEVQVASYRQVHFYSHVIHLVSEVTGKVDPALNPFSLLAATFPAGTLSGAPKYRAMEIIDQYEPTARGFYGGCIGMVGFNGDFNHAIMIRSILSKMNTLYYQAGAGIVAKSVAASELDEVNNKLNALKQAILLAQKI; encoded by the coding sequence ATGCGTACCATCCAAGTAAATACAAGATCAAAACAAATGCTGGCAGATATATTCACGCCAGTGGGTATCTATCTGCGGCTGCGCGATAAATTCCCGGGATCTATACTCCTTGAAGGCAGCGACTCCCGGGGGAGCGAGAACAGTTACTCCTATATCTGTGTGAAACCTATTGCAGGTATTGAAGTTACTTCCACCTCCAATTTTGAATTCAAGTATCCCAACCTGCCGGTGGAAAAAAAGGAACTAAAGAACAGACAACAGGTACTGGATGAATTGGGCAAGTTCCTTGGCAGCTTTTCTTTCAGCGGCAAACACCCCGTGGCAAAGGCACAGGGCCTGTTCGGATACAGCACCTTCGATTCGGTACAGTTTTTTGAAACCATCGAATTCAATAAGAAAAAGCAGAACGGTAATACTATTCCGCTGATGCGTTACCGGTATTATCAGTACGTCATCGTTATCAATCACTTTAAAGACGAGCTTTTCCTTTGTGAAAACCAGATAGAGGGCCTCGATAGCGAATTTGATCTCCTGGAATCGCTGATACGGCATAAAGATTCGCCCAGCTATCCATTTACCGCCACCGGAGACGAGAAAAGCAATTTGACGAATGAGCAGTATATGGAGATGGTGGAGAAAGGCAAACAACACTGCTTCCGGGGCGATGTTTTCCAGGTGGTACTCTCCCGGGCCTTCCAGCAATCCTTCTCCGGCGATGAATTCAATGTATACCGCGCGCTCCGCTCTATCAACCCTTCTCCTTATCTTTTCTTCTTCGATTACGGCGATTATAAATTAATGGGCTCTTCTCCTGAAGCGCAGCTGGTAATCAGTAACGGGAAAGCTACCATACATCCTATTGCAGGTACTTTCCGCCGTACGGGCGATGAGGAGCAGGATAAGATGCTGGCAGATCAACTGCTGGCAGATCCAAAGGAGAATGCGGAACATGTAATGCTGGTAGACCTTGCCCGCAATGACCTCAGCAGAAATGCAACAGAAGTACAGGTGGCTTCTTACCGCCAGGTACATTTCTATTCGCATGTGATCCACCTCGTGAGCGAAGTAACCGGTAAGGTAGATCCTGCACTGAACCCGTTTTCGCTGCTGGCGGCTACTTTCCCTGCCGGAACGCTCTCCGGAGCGCCTAAATACCGCGCCATGGAAATCATAGATCAGTATGAACCAACTGCCAGGGGCTTTTACGGAGGCTGTATCGGGATGGTAGGATTTAATGGCGATTTCAATCATGCAATTATGATCCGTTCCATACTCAGCAAGATGAATACGCTGTATTATCAGGCAGGAGCAGGCATCGTTGCCAAATCAGTAGCTGCTTCGGAACTGGACGAAGTGAACAATAAACTTAACGCATTAAAACAAGCCATTCTGCTGGCGCAAAAAATCTAG
- a CDS encoding aminodeoxychorismate/anthranilate synthase component II — protein MNILVFDNYDSFTYNLVHLVEKIINGKVTVVRNDEIPLEKVNDYDKIILSPGPGIPEEAGLLLPLIKEYAPVKSIFGVCLGQQAIGQAFGASLTNLKEVYHGVATKVNIISEEGRLFNNMPRTIDAGRYHSWVINEATLPGELTITAKDDEGFIMAVQHKKYDVSGVQFHPESVLTPLGEQILRNWLSL, from the coding sequence ATGAATATCCTCGTTTTTGATAACTACGACTCATTTACATATAACCTCGTTCATCTGGTGGAAAAGATCATCAACGGTAAAGTAACCGTGGTGCGTAACGATGAAATTCCCCTGGAAAAGGTGAACGATTACGATAAGATCATCCTTTCTCCGGGCCCGGGTATTCCGGAGGAAGCAGGCTTGCTGCTGCCGCTTATTAAAGAATATGCGCCGGTAAAATCCATCTTTGGCGTATGCCTTGGCCAGCAGGCTATCGGACAGGCTTTCGGCGCTTCGCTGACCAACCTGAAAGAGGTTTACCACGGCGTGGCTACCAAAGTGAATATCATCTCTGAAGAAGGCCGCCTGTTCAACAATATGCCCCGCACCATTGATGCCGGCCGCTATCATTCCTGGGTGATCAATGAGGCCACCCTGCCCGGAGAACTGACCATCACCGCTAAAGACGACGAGGGTTTCATTATGGCTGTTCAGCATAAAAAATACGATGTAAGCGGTGTTCAATTTCACCCGGAAAGTGTGCTAACCCCTCTGGGAGAGCAGATCCTGAGGAACTGGTTAAGCCTTTAA
- the trpD gene encoding anthranilate phosphoribosyltransferase, which yields MKKILNYLFEHKTFSREAARDILFSISKGMYNESELAAFMTVFLMRSITIEELLGFRDALLELCVPVDVNGHNVLDIVGTGGDGKNTFNISTLSCFVAAGAGAQVAKHGNYGVSSVSGASNVMELLGYKFKNDSAKLKTELDESGICFLHAPLFHPALKNVAGIRRQLGIRTFFNMLGPLVNPALAKHQLIGVYNLEMARVYNYLFQQTDKQFVIVHSLDGYDEISLTADTKVITNKGEQDWTPEQLGKRKVHQEDIYGGSTPEEAAKLFMKILKGEGTWAQNSVVFANAAMGLYSLGKYQSYEDCFSAAVESLESGKALNSFKKLIALQS from the coding sequence ATGAAAAAGATTCTTAACTATTTGTTTGAACATAAAACTTTCAGCCGGGAAGCGGCAAGGGATATTCTTTTCAGCATCTCAAAAGGCATGTACAACGAAAGCGAACTGGCTGCTTTCATGACTGTTTTCCTGATGCGTAGCATCACCATTGAAGAGCTGCTGGGCTTCCGCGATGCACTGCTCGAACTCTGTGTTCCGGTGGATGTAAACGGCCACAATGTGCTCGATATCGTAGGCACCGGAGGAGATGGAAAAAATACATTTAATATTTCTACCTTGTCGTGTTTTGTAGCGGCGGGCGCGGGCGCGCAGGTGGCCAAACATGGCAACTACGGCGTTTCTTCCGTGAGCGGTGCTTCCAATGTGATGGAACTGCTGGGGTATAAATTCAAGAACGACAGTGCCAAACTGAAAACGGAGCTCGACGAATCCGGTATCTGTTTCCTGCATGCACCGTTGTTCCACCCGGCCCTGAAGAATGTGGCCGGCATCCGCAGGCAGCTGGGCATCCGCACATTCTTTAATATGCTGGGCCCCCTGGTGAACCCTGCGCTAGCCAAACATCAGCTGATTGGCGTTTATAACCTGGAAATGGCAAGGGTATACAACTACCTGTTCCAGCAAACGGATAAACAGTTTGTAATTGTACATAGCCTCGATGGGTACGATGAAATATCACTCACCGCTGATACAAAGGTGATCACCAACAAAGGAGAACAGGACTGGACTCCTGAACAGCTGGGCAAACGGAAAGTACACCAGGAAGATATATACGGAGGCAGTACACCTGAAGAAGCAGCAAAATTATTTATGAAGATATTGAAGGGAGAAGGCACCTGGGCGCAGAACTCTGTGGTATTTGCCAATGCAGCCATGGGCCTGTACAGCCTGGGGAAATATCAATCGTACGAAGATTGCTTCTCCGCGGCGGTGGAATCACTGGAATCCGGCAAAGCACTCAACTCATTTAAAAAACTGATTGCCCTGCAATCATAG
- the trpC gene encoding indole-3-glycerol phosphate synthase TrpC: MKNILAEIVAHKHTEVAARKLQRSASDLEQSPAFSRETLSLRQFLQQPDKTGIIAEFKRRSPSKGLINGDVTVQQVTTAYTRYGASGLSVLTDEKYFGGSSDDLQQARSFNQIPILRKDFVIDEYQILEAKAIGADVILLIAECLEAAQVAHLAAFAHNIGLEVLLEVHSEPQLEKVTAHTHLVGVNNRDLITFQVDFNRSCELAPKIPAGKVKVAESGINDPAAIVKLKDAGFQGFLIGEHFMKQEDPARAFENFVQTLQQLQQK; this comes from the coding sequence ATGAAGAACATTCTGGCAGAAATAGTTGCGCATAAACATACAGAGGTGGCTGCCCGCAAATTGCAACGCAGCGCCAGCGATCTGGAACAGTCTCCGGCTTTTTCGAGGGAAACATTATCGCTGCGCCAGTTCCTGCAACAGCCGGATAAAACCGGCATCATTGCGGAATTCAAACGCCGTTCCCCTTCTAAAGGGCTGATCAACGGCGATGTAACAGTGCAACAGGTAACTACCGCTTACACCCGGTACGGGGCTTCCGGCCTTTCCGTACTGACCGACGAAAAATACTTCGGTGGCTCGTCCGACGATCTGCAACAGGCACGCAGCTTTAACCAGATCCCCATCCTGCGCAAAGATTTCGTGATCGATGAATATCAGATCCTGGAAGCGAAAGCCATTGGGGCAGATGTAATACTGCTCATCGCCGAATGCCTGGAGGCTGCTCAGGTAGCGCATCTGGCTGCCTTTGCACATAACATCGGACTGGAGGTATTGCTGGAAGTACACAGTGAGCCGCAGCTGGAAAAAGTAACGGCGCATACCCATCTGGTAGGGGTGAATAATCGTGATCTGATTACGTTCCAGGTCGACTTTAACCGCTCCTGTGAACTGGCGCCGAAGATACCGGCCGGCAAAGTGAAGGTAGCAGAAAGTGGTATCAACGATCCTGCTGCTATCGTGAAGCTGAAAGACGCTGGTTTCCAGGGATTCCTGATTGGTGAGCATTTCATGAAACAGGAAGATCCGGCAAGGGCATTCGAGAATTTTGTACAAACATTACAGCAACTGCAACAAAAATAA